The following are encoded together in the Actinoplanes sp. N902-109 genome:
- a CDS encoding phosphotransferase family protein yields MAGRTVTLVLADEAGTVLGALPDFPVPDPWWQEVSEVVAAARERYGLEATVLRLISAGQAAPPGGHVTYLAQVRTPVPVELAPCPVDPGWSPVRMPWAVPGGPAESVRWALGCLPAGAVAVQMRSWNLSAVWRCDVGGEPVAWLKQVPGFLAPEPAVLRLVGEVAPGLVPAVLATGAAGRALLAHVPGADRYGAGPGFCAAVARDFHAVQEHFATRQRELIDAGVPDRRLDHDRLARVAGAYADRIPGLAALLADLPARLAALAACGLPDTLVHGDLHPGNVRETPDGARVILDWGDATVGHPAFDILRLTDDPAVLGEWAARWRTAVPGCDPLAAADLARPLAELRAAAAYQDFVDHIEESERPYHALDIPDRLAAAGSIVGG; encoded by the coding sequence ATGGCCGGGCGGACTGTGACGCTGGTGCTCGCCGACGAGGCGGGGACGGTGCTCGGGGCGTTGCCGGACTTCCCGGTGCCCGACCCCTGGTGGCAGGAGGTCTCGGAGGTGGTGGCGGCGGCCCGGGAACGGTACGGGCTGGAGGCCACGGTGCTGCGGTTGATCAGCGCCGGGCAGGCCGCGCCGCCGGGTGGTCACGTCACGTATCTCGCGCAGGTCCGCACCCCGGTGCCGGTGGAGCTGGCGCCTTGTCCGGTGGACCCGGGGTGGTCGCCGGTGCGGATGCCGTGGGCGGTGCCGGGCGGGCCCGCCGAGTCGGTGCGGTGGGCGCTGGGGTGTCTGCCGGCGGGGGCTGTGGCCGTACAGATGCGGTCGTGGAACCTGTCCGCGGTCTGGCGGTGCGACGTCGGTGGCGAGCCGGTCGCGTGGCTCAAGCAGGTGCCGGGTTTCCTCGCGCCCGAACCGGCGGTGCTGCGGCTGGTCGGTGAGGTCGCGCCCGGGCTGGTGCCGGCGGTGCTGGCCACCGGTGCGGCCGGGCGCGCGTTGCTCGCGCACGTGCCGGGCGCCGATCGCTACGGTGCCGGCCCGGGGTTCTGCGCCGCGGTGGCCCGGGACTTCCACGCCGTACAGGAGCACTTTGCGACCCGGCAGCGGGAGCTGATCGACGCGGGCGTCCCCGACCGGCGGCTGGACCACGACCGGCTGGCCCGCGTCGCCGGAGCGTACGCCGACCGGATCCCCGGGCTGGCCGCGCTGCTCGCCGATCTGCCGGCCCGGCTCGCGGCGCTGGCCGCCTGCGGGCTGCCCGACACCCTCGTGCACGGTGACCTGCACCCCGGCAACGTCCGCGAGACCCCGGACGGCGCCCGGGTGATCCTCGACTGGGGCGACGCGACCGTGGGCCATCCGGCCTTCGACATCCTGCGGCTGACCGACGACCCCGCCGTACTCGGCGAGTGGGCGGCCCGGTGGCGCACGGCGGTGCCCGGCTGTGACCCGCTGGCCGCCGCCGACCTCGCCCGGCCCCTGGCCGAGCTCCGCGCGGCGGCTGCCTACCAGGACTTCGTCGATCACATCGAGGAGTCGGAGCGCCCGTACCACGCGCTCGACATCCCGGACCGGCTGGCCGCCGCCGGTTCTATCGTGGGTGGGTGA
- a CDS encoding protein-L-isoaspartate O-methyltransferase, giving the protein MTELGRRLVDEIERDGGPLPPALADAFAGVPREAFVSGGFQRRDGTWAGPGTAGFLDTVYRDDVLVTKIDGGVPVSSSSQPSLMAIMLSALDVHPGDRVLEIGAGTGYNAALLSRLGADVTSIDVQQDVADRARAALLRAGVAGVRVLVGDGYAGSPGDRFDRMIVTVGVTGVSPQWLLQAQPGPVVVPVHHAGTHPVLAVRGSPAGPVTAAVICPAGFMTASGPLSAALSHPPPAGSGVLSELTPVAPSRWATPLTSLRYRDLWYAAGVWSTRATHAALPGQHQNTLILRDENGRGGAAILPDGAVLAGGASAAGYAARAGEIIDRWEAAGQPSMQAWRITLRPAGDAAAPIWLPAVWELG; this is encoded by the coding sequence GTGACCGAACTCGGCCGGCGCCTGGTGGACGAGATCGAACGGGACGGCGGGCCGCTGCCGCCCGCGCTCGCCGACGCCTTCGCCGGGGTGCCGCGCGAGGCGTTCGTGTCCGGCGGGTTCCAGCGCCGCGACGGCACCTGGGCCGGCCCCGGCACCGCCGGGTTCCTCGACACGGTCTACCGCGACGACGTGCTGGTCACCAAGATCGACGGCGGGGTGCCGGTCAGCTCGTCCAGTCAGCCGTCGCTGATGGCGATCATGCTGAGCGCGCTGGACGTGCACCCCGGTGACCGGGTGCTGGAGATCGGGGCCGGCACCGGCTACAACGCCGCCCTGCTGAGCCGGCTCGGTGCCGACGTGACCAGCATCGACGTCCAACAGGACGTGGCCGACCGGGCCCGGGCGGCGCTGCTGCGGGCGGGCGTCGCCGGTGTGCGGGTGCTGGTCGGCGACGGGTACGCGGGCTCGCCCGGCGACCGCTTCGACCGGATGATCGTCACGGTCGGGGTGACCGGTGTGTCCCCGCAGTGGCTGCTGCAGGCGCAACCCGGTCCGGTTGTCGTACCCGTGCACCATGCCGGCACCCACCCGGTGCTGGCCGTGCGCGGCAGCCCGGCCGGTCCGGTGACCGCGGCGGTGATCTGTCCCGCCGGGTTCATGACGGCGTCCGGTCCGCTGTCGGCCGCCCTGAGCCATCCGCCGCCCGCCGGCTCCGGCGTCCTCAGCGAGCTGACCCCGGTGGCACCGTCACGCTGGGCCACGCCGCTGACCTCGCTGCGCTATCGGGATCTCTGGTATGCCGCCGGGGTGTGGAGCACCCGGGCCACCCACGCCGCCCTGCCCGGCCAGCACCAGAACACGCTGATCCTGCGGGACGAGAACGGCCGGGGCGGCGCGGCGATCCTCCCGGACGGCGCGGTGCTGGCCGGTGGCGCCTCCGCCGCCGGTTACGCCGCACGGGCCGGGGAGATCATCGACCGCTGGGAGGCGGCCGGTCAGCCGTCGATGCAGGCCTGGCGCATCACGCTGCGGCCGGCCGGGGACGCGGCCGCGCCGATCTGGCTGCCCGCCGTCTGGGAGCTGGGCTGA
- the alc gene encoding allantoicase, with translation MDEFTLLPDLASRLFGGGVVFANDEFFAAADHLVDPAAPVFAPQTFGHKGQVYDGWETRRRRDTGTHDTAIVRLGAPGIVHGIDIDTAFFTGNYPPYASVDGCAVEGYPDPLQLAEAEWTPLVKRSPLAGDSQNLFAVDSRERLTHVRLNIYPDGGVARLRVHGEIVPDPRLLPSVFDVAAAESGARVVSCSNKFYGHPQHLLDPGLARSMGDGWETSRRRDDGNDWVLVQLAAPAVIELAELDTSHFKGNAPDSATLRGIDARTGLLDDPADWFELLPQIRLSPDTRHRFPVPVVPAATHVRLDIFPDGGMARLRLYGRPDGVVMQARYEATT, from the coding sequence ATGGACGAGTTCACGCTGCTGCCCGACCTGGCGTCGCGGCTGTTCGGCGGCGGGGTGGTGTTCGCCAACGACGAGTTCTTCGCTGCCGCCGACCACCTGGTCGACCCCGCCGCACCGGTGTTCGCGCCGCAGACGTTCGGCCACAAGGGCCAGGTCTACGACGGCTGGGAGACCCGCCGGCGGCGGGACACCGGCACCCACGACACCGCGATCGTGCGGCTGGGCGCGCCCGGCATCGTGCACGGCATCGACATCGACACCGCGTTCTTCACCGGCAACTACCCGCCGTACGCCTCGGTCGACGGTTGCGCGGTCGAGGGCTACCCCGACCCGCTGCAACTCGCCGAGGCCGAGTGGACGCCGCTGGTGAAACGCTCGCCGCTGGCCGGGGACAGCCAGAACCTGTTCGCGGTGGACTCGCGGGAACGCCTCACCCATGTGCGGCTCAACATCTATCCGGACGGCGGGGTGGCCCGGCTCCGCGTGCACGGCGAGATCGTGCCCGACCCGCGGTTGCTGCCGAGCGTGTTCGACGTGGCCGCGGCCGAGTCCGGCGCCCGGGTGGTGAGCTGCAGCAACAAGTTCTACGGCCATCCTCAGCACCTGCTCGACCCGGGGCTGGCCCGCTCGATGGGCGACGGCTGGGAGACCTCGCGCCGCCGCGACGACGGCAACGACTGGGTGCTGGTGCAGCTGGCCGCGCCCGCCGTCATCGAGCTCGCCGAGCTGGACACCAGCCACTTCAAGGGCAACGCCCCGGACAGCGCCACGCTGCGCGGCATCGACGCGCGCACCGGCCTGCTCGACGACCCGGCCGACTGGTTCGAGCTGCTGCCGCAGATCCGGCTCAGCCCGGACACCCGGCACCGCTTCCCGGTCCCGGTGGTCCCGGCGGCCACGCACGTGCGTCTCGACATCTTCCCGGACGGCGGGATGGCCCGGCTGCGCCTGTACGGCCGCCCCGACGGGGTGGTCATGCAGGCCCGCTACGAGGCGACGACGTGA
- a CDS encoding GNAT family N-acetyltransferase: MIATPRLRFREMTDADLDELTALLGDPGVMRFYPRPRTRAEAQQWIDWNKRNYAEHGFGLWVLELTATGEFAGDCGLTYQHPDGVRELEIGYHLRTALQGQGLATEAAVAVRDHARTVLRAPRLTAIINPANIPSQRVAGKIGLTLEKRAGNGDLIFAGALTP, translated from the coding sequence GTGATCGCCACACCCCGGCTGCGGTTCCGCGAGATGACCGACGCGGACCTCGACGAGCTGACCGCGCTGCTCGGCGACCCCGGCGTGATGCGCTTCTACCCCCGCCCGCGCACCCGCGCCGAGGCGCAGCAGTGGATCGACTGGAACAAGCGCAACTACGCCGAGCACGGGTTCGGGCTGTGGGTGCTGGAGCTGACCGCCACCGGCGAGTTCGCCGGGGACTGCGGGCTCACCTACCAGCACCCCGACGGCGTACGGGAGCTGGAGATCGGCTATCACCTGCGGACCGCGCTGCAGGGCCAGGGGCTGGCGACCGAGGCGGCCGTGGCCGTCCGCGACCACGCCCGCACGGTGCTGCGGGCACCGCGGCTGACGGCCATCATCAACCCGGCCAACATCCCCTCGCAGCGGGTCGCCGGCAAGATCGGCCTGACCCTGGAGAAGCGGGCCGGCAACGGTGATCTGATCTTCGCGGGCGCGCTCACCCCGTGA
- the aceB gene encoding malate synthase A, translating into MTQILSDAAVAFVTELNRRFRPRRDELLAARAQRRESIANGGTLDFLAGTAEIRAGDWTVPPAPADLTDRRVEITGPTERKMTINALNSGAKVWLADLEDANTPHWANVVDGQQNLYDAIRRTITLETGQKTYELSGGPYPTIVVRPRGWHLDERHLPVDGAPAVGALVDFGLYFFHNAAELLDRGSGPYFYLPKMESHHEAALWNDVFTFAQEQLGIPVGTIRATVLIETIPAAFEMDEILYALRPHITGLNAGRWDYLFSIIKYFRDNPAMVLPDRAAVTMTAPFMRAYTELLVSTCHRRGAFAMGGMAAFIPSRRDPAVNEVALAKVREDKEREAGDGFDGSWVAHPDLVPICYEAFTATNQLSRTRDDVSVTAAQLLDVASLGAVVTEAGLRNNISVGLQYLEAWLRGNGAVAIFNLMEDAATAEISRSQVWQWIHNGVRLEDGTPITPELVTRLEDEELGKIDQPPGNRFAEARELFERVALADDFADFLTTAAYNSID; encoded by the coding sequence GTGACCCAGATCCTGTCCGACGCGGCCGTCGCTTTCGTCACCGAGCTCAACCGCCGCTTCCGGCCCCGCCGCGACGAACTGCTCGCCGCCCGCGCGCAGCGCCGGGAGAGCATCGCCAACGGGGGCACGCTGGACTTCCTGGCCGGGACGGCGGAGATCCGGGCCGGCGACTGGACGGTGCCGCCCGCCCCGGCCGACCTGACCGACCGCCGGGTCGAGATCACCGGCCCGACCGAGCGCAAGATGACCATCAACGCGCTCAACTCCGGGGCCAAGGTGTGGCTCGCCGACCTCGAGGACGCCAACACGCCGCACTGGGCCAACGTCGTCGACGGCCAGCAGAACCTGTACGACGCCATCCGGCGGACCATCACCCTCGAGACCGGGCAGAAGACGTACGAGCTGAGCGGCGGCCCGTACCCGACGATCGTGGTCCGCCCGCGGGGCTGGCACCTCGACGAGCGGCACCTGCCGGTCGACGGTGCCCCGGCGGTGGGCGCGCTGGTCGACTTCGGGCTGTACTTCTTCCACAACGCTGCCGAGCTGCTGGACCGCGGCTCCGGGCCGTACTTCTACCTGCCCAAGATGGAGTCGCACCACGAGGCCGCGCTCTGGAACGACGTGTTCACCTTCGCCCAGGAACAGCTGGGCATCCCGGTCGGCACCATCCGCGCCACCGTGCTGATCGAGACCATCCCGGCCGCGTTCGAGATGGACGAGATCCTGTACGCGCTGCGCCCGCACATCACCGGGCTCAACGCCGGCCGCTGGGACTACCTGTTCAGCATCATCAAGTACTTCCGGGACAACCCGGCGATGGTGCTGCCCGACCGGGCCGCGGTGACGATGACCGCGCCGTTCATGCGGGCCTACACCGAGCTGCTGGTGTCGACCTGTCACCGGCGCGGCGCGTTCGCGATGGGTGGCATGGCCGCGTTCATCCCCAGCCGCCGTGACCCCGCGGTCAACGAGGTCGCGCTGGCCAAGGTGCGCGAGGACAAGGAACGCGAGGCCGGTGACGGCTTCGACGGTTCCTGGGTGGCCCACCCCGACCTCGTGCCGATCTGCTACGAGGCCTTCACGGCGACCAACCAGCTGTCGCGTACGCGGGACGACGTCAGCGTCACCGCGGCGCAGCTGCTCGACGTGGCGTCGCTGGGCGCGGTGGTGACCGAGGCGGGCCTGCGCAACAACATCTCGGTCGGCCTGCAGTATCTGGAGGCGTGGCTGCGCGGCAACGGCGCGGTCGCCATCTTCAACCTGATGGAGGACGCGGCGACCGCCGAGATCTCCCGCTCGCAGGTGTGGCAGTGGATCCACAACGGCGTACGGCTCGAGGACGGCACGCCGATCACGCCCGAGCTGGTCACCCGGCTGGAGGACGAGGAACTCGGCAAGATCGACCAGCCGCCGGGCAACCGCTTCGCCGAGGCGCGCGAGCTGTTCGAACGGGTCGCGCTGGCCGACGACTTCGCGGACTTCCTGACCACGGCCGCCTACAACTCGATCGACTGA
- a CDS encoding aldolase/citrate lyase family protein, translated as MRLTDEDYGALDDRLAGHDAFLRARYPGDRPGRQPVHTVYLPADRVAGFRGWGEQALAALDAHPPVPFPAALDQQVRAKLATEPIEDLRVDFEDGYGVRDDDQEDAAVKQAAAVLLDGPRPPFVGLRVKSLESPTRHRALRTLDLWLSHYPEPFVITLPKVSGPAQVEAMVELCERLEAGYGLPPGTLRFEIQIELPAAVLGADGGATVARLITAAAGRCTGLHYGTYDYSAAAGVAAAHQAMDHPVADYAKAVMQAAAAGTGVRLSDGSTNILPLGTDVAVHEAWALHHRLVRRSLERGYYQGWDLHPAQLPTRFAATYAFFADGMDAAVRRLRRYLDRQSGGILDEPATARALAGYLLRGLDCGALSTEATGFSRAELVALS; from the coding sequence GTGCGTCTCACGGACGAGGACTACGGCGCCCTGGACGACCGGCTTGCCGGCCACGACGCGTTCCTGCGCGCCCGCTATCCCGGTGACCGGCCGGGACGGCAGCCGGTGCACACCGTGTACCTCCCCGCCGACCGGGTGGCCGGGTTCCGCGGCTGGGGCGAGCAGGCCCTGGCCGCGCTTGACGCGCACCCGCCGGTGCCGTTCCCGGCCGCGCTGGACCAGCAGGTGCGGGCCAAACTCGCCACCGAGCCGATCGAGGACCTGCGCGTCGACTTCGAGGACGGCTACGGCGTACGCGACGACGACCAGGAGGACGCGGCGGTCAAGCAGGCCGCGGCGGTGCTGCTCGACGGCCCCCGCCCGCCGTTCGTGGGGCTGCGGGTCAAGTCGCTGGAGTCGCCCACCCGGCACCGCGCCCTGCGCACGCTGGACCTGTGGCTCTCGCACTACCCGGAGCCGTTCGTGATCACGCTGCCCAAGGTCAGCGGTCCGGCCCAGGTGGAGGCGATGGTCGAGCTCTGCGAGCGGCTCGAGGCCGGTTACGGGCTGCCGCCGGGCACGCTGCGCTTCGAGATCCAGATCGAGCTGCCGGCCGCGGTGCTCGGGGCGGACGGCGGGGCCACGGTGGCCCGGCTGATCACCGCGGCGGCGGGCCGCTGCACCGGGCTGCACTACGGCACGTACGACTACAGCGCGGCGGCCGGGGTGGCGGCGGCCCACCAGGCCATGGACCACCCGGTCGCCGACTACGCCAAGGCGGTGATGCAGGCCGCCGCCGCGGGCACCGGGGTGCGGCTGTCCGACGGCTCGACCAACATCCTGCCGCTGGGCACCGACGTGGCCGTGCACGAGGCCTGGGCGCTGCACCACCGGCTGGTGCGCCGCTCCCTGGAACGCGGTTACTACCAGGGCTGGGACCTGCACCCGGCACAGCTGCCGACCCGCTTCGCGGCCACCTACGCGTTCTTCGCCGACGGGATGGACGCCGCGGTGCGGCGCCTGCGCCGCTACCTGGACCGGCAGTCCGGCGGCATCCTCGACGAGCCGGCCACCGCCCGGGCGCTGGCCGGCTATCTGCTGCGCGGGCTGGACTGCGGCGCCCTGTCCACCGAGGCGACCGGTTTCAGCCGAGCTGAGTTGGTCGCCCTCAGCTGA
- the allB gene encoding allantoinase AllB yields MVDLVVRSRQAVTPGGVRPAAVSVRAGVVVAVDPYDARIAAAADVDLGDLALLPGLVDTHVHVNEPGRTEWEGFATATRAAAAGGVTAIVDMPLNSLPPTVSAEALRVKQAAATGQIHVDVGFWGGAIPGNAAALPALHAAGVFGFKAFLADSGVPEFPPLDADQLDTALAAVPAQFVIHAEDPGHLQAAAPSAAYEDFLASRPPAAEHAAVATAIAAARRAGARVHILHLSAASALPLIAAAQQEGLRVTAETCPHYLTLDAAEIPTGATEFKCCPPIRDAANRDQLWQALAAGLITCVVSDHSPCTPDLKRRDTGDFAAAWGGIASVQLGLPVIWTAARARGHDLAAVADWMARRPADLAGLHRKGRLAVGADADLVAFDPEATFVVDPDALHHRNPVTPYAGRTLTGVVRTTWLRGHEVTGEAPLGRFLIRGES; encoded by the coding sequence ATGGTCGATCTCGTGGTGCGGTCCCGGCAAGCCGTCACCCCCGGCGGTGTCCGGCCGGCTGCGGTGTCCGTGCGCGCCGGGGTGGTCGTCGCCGTCGATCCGTACGACGCCCGGATCGCCGCCGCCGCCGACGTGGACCTGGGTGACCTGGCGCTGCTGCCCGGTCTCGTCGACACGCACGTGCACGTCAACGAGCCCGGCCGGACCGAGTGGGAGGGGTTCGCCACCGCCACCCGGGCGGCCGCGGCGGGGGGTGTCACGGCCATCGTGGACATGCCGTTGAACAGTCTGCCCCCGACCGTCTCGGCCGAGGCGCTGCGGGTCAAGCAGGCGGCGGCCACCGGGCAGATCCACGTGGACGTGGGCTTCTGGGGCGGCGCGATCCCCGGCAACGCCGCCGCCCTGCCCGCGCTGCACGCCGCCGGGGTATTCGGGTTCAAGGCGTTCCTCGCCGACTCCGGCGTGCCGGAATTCCCGCCGCTCGACGCCGATCAGCTGGACACGGCCCTGGCCGCGGTGCCCGCCCAGTTCGTGATCCATGCCGAGGATCCCGGCCATCTGCAGGCGGCGGCGCCGTCCGCGGCGTACGAGGACTTCCTGGCCTCCCGGCCCCCCGCCGCCGAGCACGCCGCCGTGGCCACCGCGATCGCCGCCGCCCGCCGGGCCGGTGCCCGGGTGCACATCCTGCACCTGTCCGCCGCGTCCGCGCTGCCGTTGATCGCCGCCGCACAGCAGGAGGGGCTGCGGGTCACCGCCGAGACCTGCCCGCACTACCTGACGCTGGACGCCGCCGAGATCCCCACCGGCGCCACCGAGTTCAAGTGCTGCCCGCCCATCCGCGACGCCGCCAACCGCGACCAGCTGTGGCAGGCGCTCGCCGCCGGGCTGATCACCTGCGTGGTCAGCGACCACTCGCCGTGCACGCCCGACCTGAAGCGCCGCGACACCGGCGACTTCGCGGCGGCCTGGGGCGGCATCGCATCGGTGCAGCTCGGCCTGCCGGTGATCTGGACCGCGGCCCGGGCCCGCGGGCACGACCTGGCCGCCGTCGCCGACTGGATGGCCCGCCGCCCCGCCGACCTGGCCGGCCTGCACCGCAAGGGGCGGCTCGCGGTGGGTGCCGACGCCGATCTCGTCGCGTTCGACCCCGAGGCCACGTTCGTGGTCGACCCGGACGCGCTGCACCACCGCAACCCCGTCACGCCGTACGCCGGCCGGACCCTGACCGGCGTGGTCCGCACGACCTGGCTGCGCGGGCACGAAGTGACCGGCGAGGCCCCGCTGGGCCGCTTCCTGATCCGGGGGGAATCCTGA
- a CDS encoding DUF1996 domain-containing protein has product MRMTPAHVAPPDPVKKRRRRTRIALAAAVVAAVGGSGVYIAGANAGTVDVPGRLQAENFAAQSGAQTEGTGDADGGKNVGWLADGDFLRYDNVAVTGTDLTARVASDNSAGGTVELHLGSQTGTLLGVFKIAKTGGWQKWTTVTAKAPSAPAGPQTVFAVMKSAQKSDFVNINWFTLGPVTAASTTPTAPSSAAPAPSASGSASAPAAGYVKVDQAAWQKQLDLFNAAPTQPVPAGITKVPEFHVDCTVAGSADDDPIVFPNMPGASHNHTFFGQKADAAMTTAKLLAGTTNCSNPGDLSSYWAPTLLKDGKAVPMKAFRVYYGNGTVTDPATIKPFPPGLKMVVGDAKKQEPTPKGTNGQFWCAGSAETGRSADGNWPKCAAGGNLIYQLTFKSCWDGVNIDSPDHKSHMGNPVGGKCTGDYPVAVPNISLMLGYDSLGGDGLTLSSGMASSIHGDMMNAWQPEELAKMVKVCITQGYKCGDKPTFVGG; this is encoded by the coding sequence ATGCGGATGACACCCGCGCATGTCGCGCCCCCGGACCCGGTGAAGAAGCGGCGCCGCCGCACCCGCATCGCGCTCGCGGCGGCGGTGGTCGCGGCGGTGGGCGGCAGCGGCGTCTACATCGCCGGTGCCAACGCCGGCACCGTCGACGTGCCGGGCCGGCTGCAGGCCGAGAACTTCGCCGCCCAGTCGGGCGCGCAGACCGAGGGCACCGGCGACGCCGACGGCGGCAAGAACGTCGGCTGGCTGGCCGACGGCGACTTCCTGCGCTACGACAACGTGGCGGTCACCGGCACCGACCTGACCGCCCGGGTGGCCTCGGACAACAGTGCGGGCGGCACGGTCGAGCTGCACCTCGGCTCGCAGACCGGCACGCTGCTGGGCGTGTTCAAGATCGCCAAGACCGGCGGCTGGCAGAAGTGGACGACGGTCACCGCCAAGGCCCCGAGCGCCCCGGCCGGCCCGCAGACGGTGTTCGCGGTCATGAAGAGCGCCCAGAAGAGCGACTTCGTGAACATCAACTGGTTCACACTCGGCCCGGTCACCGCCGCATCCACCACCCCCACCGCGCCCAGCAGCGCCGCGCCGGCCCCCTCGGCGAGCGGCAGCGCCTCCGCCCCGGCCGCCGGCTACGTCAAGGTGGACCAGGCCGCGTGGCAGAAGCAGCTCGACCTGTTCAACGCCGCGCCGACCCAGCCGGTGCCGGCCGGGATCACCAAGGTCCCCGAGTTCCACGTCGACTGCACGGTGGCGGGCAGCGCGGACGACGACCCGATCGTGTTCCCGAACATGCCGGGCGCCTCGCACAACCACACGTTCTTCGGGCAGAAGGCCGACGCGGCGATGACCACGGCCAAGCTGCTGGCCGGCACAACGAACTGCAGCAACCCCGGTGACCTCTCCTCGTACTGGGCGCCGACGCTGCTCAAGGACGGCAAGGCCGTACCGATGAAGGCGTTCCGGGTCTACTACGGCAACGGCACGGTGACCGACCCGGCCACCATCAAGCCGTTCCCGCCCGGTCTGAAGATGGTCGTCGGCGACGCCAAGAAGCAGGAGCCCACCCCCAAGGGCACCAACGGGCAGTTCTGGTGCGCGGGCAGCGCCGAGACCGGCCGCAGCGCCGACGGCAACTGGCCCAAGTGCGCCGCCGGCGGCAACCTCATCTACCAGCTGACCTTCAAGTCCTGCTGGGACGGCGTCAACATCGACTCGCCCGACCACAAGTCGCACATGGGCAACCCGGTCGGCGGCAAGTGCACCGGCGACTACCCGGTCGCCGTGCCGAACATCTCGCTCATGCTCGGCTACGACTCGCTCGGCGGCGACGGGCTGACCCTGTCGTCGGGCATGGCCTCCTCGATCCACGGCGACATGATGAACGCCTGGCAGCCCGAGGAACTGGCCAAGATGGTCAAGGTCTGCATCACCCAGGGCTACAAGTGCGGTGACAAGCCGACCTTCGTCGGCGGCTGA
- a CDS encoding phospholipase D-like domain-containing protein: MPLEDWFLTAQERGNPDSRIPTWTEGNTAEPLFHGKTYFDRLVNEVEQLGDGDHLFFTDWRGDPDERLRDEGPTIAELFAAAAKRGVIVKGLLWRSHVDKLAYSEEENRDLSEDIAAAGGEVLLDQRVRRGGSHHQKLVILRRPGQPERDIAFAGGIDLCHSRRDDERHLGDPQPVQMSAAYGKNPPWHDVQLALRGPVVGALDLTFRERWSDPTPLDQHGPISTITDKLKHADMRADRLPEQPADPPAAGPHHIQVLRTYPAMRPPYDFAKLGEQSIARGYTKAIKRARRLIYLEDQYLWSKEVAQLFADALNDNQQLHLIAVVPRHPDVDGRFSLPPNEIGREEAISLCRRAAPDRVHVFDVENHEGTPVYVHAKVCVIDDVWASTGSDNFNRRSWTHDSELSCAVLDETRDERAPADPAGLGDGARVYARNLRLSLLREHLDRTGDDDLVDPESAVRAVCATADKLKEWHDGGRRGTRPPGRLMPHQPERLPWHQRVWATPAYRLVYDPDGRPWRDRRAGTW, translated from the coding sequence GTGCCGCTGGAGGACTGGTTTCTGACCGCCCAGGAGCGGGGCAACCCCGACTCCCGGATACCCACCTGGACCGAGGGCAACACCGCAGAACCGCTGTTTCATGGGAAAACGTATTTCGACCGGTTGGTGAACGAGGTGGAACAGCTCGGCGACGGCGACCACCTGTTCTTCACCGACTGGCGCGGCGACCCCGACGAGCGGCTGCGCGACGAGGGCCCGACCATCGCCGAGTTGTTCGCCGCGGCGGCCAAGCGGGGCGTGATCGTCAAGGGCCTGCTCTGGCGCTCGCACGTCGACAAGCTCGCCTACAGCGAGGAGGAGAACCGGGACCTCAGCGAGGACATCGCGGCGGCGGGCGGTGAGGTGCTGCTGGACCAGCGGGTACGCCGTGGTGGCTCGCACCACCAGAAGCTGGTGATCCTGCGCCGTCCCGGGCAGCCCGAGCGGGACATCGCGTTCGCCGGGGGCATCGATCTCTGTCACAGCCGCCGGGACGACGAACGGCATCTGGGTGATCCGCAGCCGGTGCAGATGTCCGCGGCGTACGGGAAGAACCCGCCCTGGCACGACGTGCAGCTGGCGCTGCGCGGCCCGGTCGTCGGCGCCCTCGACCTGACCTTCCGGGAGCGCTGGAGCGACCCGACGCCGCTGGACCAGCACGGGCCGATCTCCACGATCACCGACAAGCTCAAGCACGCGGACATGCGCGCCGACCGCCTGCCCGAGCAGCCGGCCGATCCGCCGGCGGCCGGCCCGCACCACATCCAGGTGCTGCGGACCTATCCGGCGATGCGACCGCCGTACGACTTCGCGAAGCTGGGCGAGCAGAGCATCGCCCGCGGCTACACCAAAGCCATCAAACGGGCGCGACGGCTGATCTACCTCGAGGATCAGTACCTCTGGTCCAAGGAGGTCGCGCAGCTGTTCGCCGACGCCCTCAACGACAACCAGCAGCTGCACCTGATCGCGGTGGTGCCCCGGCACCCCGATGTCGACGGCCGGTTCTCGCTGCCGCCCAACGAGATCGGCCGGGAGGAGGCCATCTCGCTGTGCCGGCGGGCCGCCCCCGACCGTGTGCACGTCTTCGACGTGGAGAACCACGAGGGCACCCCGGTGTACGTGCACGCAAAGGTGTGCGTGATCGACGACGTGTGGGCCAGCACCGGCAGCGACAACTTCAACCGGCGGTCGTGGACCCATGACAGCGAGTTGTCGTGTGCGGTGCTGGACGAGACCCGCGACGAGCGCGCGCCGGCCGACCCGGCGGGCCTGGGTGACGGCGCCCGCGTGTACGCCCGCAACCTGCGGTTGTCCCTGCTGCGCGAACACCTCGACCGGACCGGCGATGACGATCTCGTGGACCCCGAGTCGGCCGTACGGGCGGTGTGCGCCACCGCCGACAAGCTGAAGGAATGGCACGACGGGGGACGCCGCGGCACCCGTCCGCCCGGCCGGTTGATGCCGCACCAGCCGGAGCGTCTCCCGTGGCACCAGCGGGTCTGGGCAACCCCGGCATACCGCCTGGTGTACGACCCGGACGGGCGGCCGTGGCGGGACCGCCGCGCGGGCACGTGGTAG